Proteins from one Gorilla gorilla gorilla isolate KB3781 chromosome Y, NHGRI_mGorGor1-v2.1_pri, whole genome shotgun sequence genomic window:
- the LOC129530428 gene encoding LOW QUALITY PROTEIN: matrix-remodeling-associated protein 5-like (The sequence of the model RefSeq protein was modified relative to this genomic sequence to represent the inferred CDS: inserted 1 base in 1 codon; deleted 2 bases in 2 codons; substituted 4 bases at 4 genomic stop codons), producing MPRRAHWGAFSVVLILLWGHPRVALACPHPCACYVPSEVHCTFRCLASVPAGIAKHVERISLGFNSIQALLEASFAGLTKLELLMIHGNEIPSIPDGALRDLSSLQVFKFSYNKLRVITGQTLRGLSNLMRLHIDHNKIEFIHPQAFNGLTSLRLLHLEGNLLHQLHPSTFSTFMFLDYFRLSTIRHLYLAENMIRTLPASMLQNMSLLENLYLQGNPLTCDCEMRWFLEWDAKSRGILKRKKDKAYEGGQLCAMCFSPKKLYKHEIHKLKDLTCLKPSVESPLRQNRSRSIEEEQEQEENGDSQLILEKIQLPQWSISLNMTDEHGNRVNLVCDIKKPTDMYKIHLKQTDPPDIDVNAMVALDFECPMTRENYEKLWKLIAYYSEVPTKLHRELMLSKDRRVSYQYRQDADEEALYYTGVRAQILAEPEWVMQPSIDIQLNRPQSTAKKVLLSYYNQYSQTISTKDTRQAQGRIWVMIEPSRAVQKDQTVLEGGPCQLSCNVKASESPSIFWVLPDGSILKAPVDDPDSKFSILSSGWLRIKSMEPSDSGLYQCTAQVRDEMDRMVYRVLVQSPSTQPAKKDTVTIGKNPGEPVMLPCNALAIPEAHLSWILPNRRIINDLANTSHVYMLPNGTLSIPKVQVSDSGYYRCVAVNQHGADHFMVGITVTKKGSGSPSKRGRHXGPKALSRVREDIVEYEGVSGTGDEENTSRRLIHPKHQEVFFKTKDDAINGDKKAKKGRRKLKLWKHSEKEPETSVAEGLRVFESRQRINMANKQINPEHWADILAKVLGKNLPTGTEVSPIIKTTSSPFLSLAVTPPLPAVSPPLASPIQTATSAEESSADVPLLSXGKHILSAISSASMGLEHHNNGVILVEPEVTSTPLEEVVDEYSNKTEEITSTEGDLKGTAASTLISXPYEPSPTLHTLDTVYEKPTREEMETEGWSAADVGSSPYPTSSEYELPLVVVPLAESEPVQYFDPDLETNSQPHEDNIKEYTFAHLTPTATIWVNDSSTSXFEDSTVGEQGVPGKSHLQGLTENIQLVKSSLSTQDTLLIKKGMKEMSQTLQGGNMLEGDPTHSRSSENEGQERKSITLPDSTLGIMSSMSPVKKPVETTVVTLLHKDTTTETTPRQKVASSSTMSTHPSRRRPNGRKLHPHKFHHRHKQTPPTTFAALETYSTQPTQATDIKISNQMESSLVPTSWEINTVNTPKQLEMEKNVELTSKGTPRRKHGKRPNKHXYTPSTVSSRASASKPSPSPENKHRNIVTPSSETTLLPRNVSLKTEGPYDSLDYMTTTRKIHSSYHKVQDTLPVMYKPTSDGKEIEDDVATNVDKHKSDILVPGESITNVTPTSRPHSFISTMGEFKEESSPVGFPGIPTWNPSRTAQPGRLQTDIRVTTSGETPTDPPLVNKLEDVDFTSEFLSSVTVSTPFHQEEAVFSTILSSIKVEMASSQVEATTLGQDHHETTVAILHSETRPQNHIPTAAQMKEPASFSPPMILLSLGQTTTTKAELLSPRTSQICKDSKENVFLNYMGNPEIETTPVNNEGTQHMSGPNELSTPSSDQDAFNLSTKLELEKQVFDSRSLTRGPDSHHQDGRVHASHQLTRIPAKPILPTATVRLPEMSTQSTSRYLVTFQPPHHGTNKPEITTYPSRSLPESKQFTTPRLASTTPLLSHMSKPSISSKFADLRTDQSNGYYKVFGNSNIPEARNSVGKPLSPRISHYSNGRLPFFTNRTLSFPQLRVTQRPQIPSSPVPVTRERKVNPGSYNRIYSHSTFHLDFGLLAPPLLHTPWTMVSPPTNLQNIPMVSSTQSSLSFITSSVQSSGSIHQSGSNFFAGGLPASKFWPLGEKPQILTKSPQTVFVTAETDAVFPCEAIGKPKPSVTWTKVSTGVFMTPNTRIQPFEVLKNGTLVIRKVQVQDRGHYRCTASNLYGLDRMVVLLWVTVQQPQILASHYQDVTVYLGDTISMECLAKGTPAPQISWIFRDRRVWQTVSSVEGRITLHQNRTLSIKEASFSDRGIYKCVASNATGADSVSIRLHVAALPPVIHQEKLENISLPPELSIHIHCTAKAAPLPSVLWVLGDGTQIRPSQFLHRNLFAFPNGTLYIRNLAPKDSRRYECVVANLIGSARRTVQLNVQRAAANVQRAAANARITGTSSRRTDIRYGGTLKLDCRASGDPWPRILWRLPSKRTIDGLFSFDSRIKVFANGTLVVKSVIDKDAGDYLCVARNKVGDDYVVLKVDVVMKPAKIEHKEENDHKVFYGGDLKMDCVATGLPNPMISWSLPDGSLVNSFMQSDDSGGRTKHYVFFNNGTLYFNEVGMREEGDYTCFAENQVGKDEMRVRVKVVTPATIWNKTYLAVQVPYGDVITVTCEAKGEPMHKVTWLSPANRVIPTSSEKYQIYQDGTILIQKTQRSESGNYTCLVRNSAGEDRKMVWIHVNLQPPKINGNPNPITTVQEITAGGSQKLIDCKAEGIPIPRVLWAFPEGVVLPAPYYGNRITVHGNGSLDIRSLRKSDSVQLVCMAHNEGGEARLIVQLTVLGPMEKPIFHDPISEKITAMAGHTISLNCSAAGTPTPSLVWVLPNGTDLQSGQQLQRFYHKADGMLHISGLSSVDAGAYRCVAHNAAGHTERLVSLKVGLKAEANKQYHNLVSIINGDTLKLPCTPPGAGQGRFSWMFPNGMHLEGPQTLGRVSLLDNGTLTVREASVFDRGTCVCRMETEYGPSVTSIPVIVIAYPPWITSEPTPVIYTRPGNTVKLNCMAMGIPKADITWELPDKLHLKVGVQACLYGNRFLHPQGSLTIQHATRRDAGFYKCTAKNILGSDSKTTYIHVF from the exons gAATTCTGAAGCGTAAAAAGGACAAAGCTTATGAAGGCGGTCAGTTGTGTGCAATGTGCTTCAGTCCAAAGAAGTTGTACAAACATGAGATTCACAAGCTGAAGGACCTGACTTGTCTGAAGCCTTCCGTAGAGTCTCCTCTGAGACAGAACAGGAGCAGGAGTATTGAGGAGGAGCAAGAACAAGAAGAGAATGGTGACAGCCAGCTCATCCTGGAGAAAATCCAACTCCCCCAGTGGAGCATCTCTTTGAATATGACTGATGAGCACGGGAACAGGGTGAACTTGGTGTGTGACATCAAGAAACCAACGGATATGTACAAAATTCACTTGAAGCAAACAGATCCTCCAGATATTGACGTAAATGCAATGGTTGCCTTGGACTTTGAGTGTCCAATGACCCGGGAAAACTATGAAAAGCTATGGAAATTGATAGCATACTACAGTGAAGTTCCCACAAAGCTACACAGAGAGCTCATGCTCAGCAAAGACCGCAGAGTCAGCTACCAGTACAGGCAGGATGCCGATGAAGAAGCTCTTTACTACACAGGTGTGAGAGCCCAGATTCTTGCAGAACCAGAATGGGTCATGCAGCCATCCATAGATATCCAGCTGAACCGACCTCAGAGTACGGCCAAGAAGGTGCTACTTTCCTACTACAACCAGTATTCTCAAACAATATCCACCAAAGATACAAGGCAGGCTCAGGGCAGAATCTGGGTAATGATTGAGCCTAGTAGAGCTGTGCAAAAAGATCAGACTGTCCTGGAAGGGGGTCCATGCCAGTTGAGCTGCAATGTGAAAGCTTCTGAGAGTCCATCTATCTTCTGGGTGCTTCCAGATGGCTCCATCCTGAAAGCACCTGTGGATGACCCAGACAGCAAGTTCTCCATTCTCAGCAGTGGCTGGCTGAGGATCAAGTCCATGGAGCCATCTGACTCGGGCTTGTACCAGTGCACTGCTCAAGTGAGGGATGAAATGGACCGCATGGTATATAGGGTACTTGTGCAGTCTCCCTCCACTCAGCCAGCCAAGAAAGACACAGTGACAATTGGCAAGAACCCAGGGGAGCCAGTGATGTTGCCTTGCAATGCTTTAGCTATACCCGAAGCCCACCTTAGCTGGATTCTTCCAAACAGAAGGATAATTAATGATTTGGCTAACACATCACATGTATACATGCTGCCAAATGGAACTCTTTCCATCCCAAAGGTCCAAGTCAGTGATAGCGGTTACTACAGATGTGTGGCTGTCAACCAGCATGGGGCAGACCATTTTATGGTGGGAATCACAGTGACCAAGAAAGGTTCTGGCTCGCCATCCAAAAGAGGCAGACACTGAGGTCCAAAGGCTCTTTCCAGAGTGAGAGAAGACATCGTGGAGTATGAAGGGGTCTCAGGCACAGGAGATGAAGAGAACACTTCAAGGAGACTTATACATCCAAAGCACCAAGAGGTGTTCTTCAAAACAAAGGATGATGCCATCAATGGAGATAAGAAAGccaagaaagggagaagaaagctgaaactctgGAAGCATTCGGAAAAAGAACCAGAGACCAGTGTTGCAGAAGGTCTCAGAGTGTTTGAATCGAGACAAAGGATAAACATGGCAAACAAACAGATTAATCCGGAGCACTGGGCTGATATTTTAGCCAAAGTCCTTGGGAAAAATCTCCCTACAGGCACAGAAGTATCCCCAATTATTAAAACCACAAGTTCTCCATTCTTGAGCCTAGCAGTCACACCACCTTTGCCTGCTGTTTCTCCCCCCTTGGCATCTCCAATACAGACAGCAACAAGTGCTGAAGAATCCTCAGCAGATGTACCTCTACTCAGTTAAGGAAAGCACATTTTGAGTGCCATTTCCTCAGCCAGCATGGGACTAGAACACCACAACAATGGAGTTATTCTTGTTGAACCTGAAGTAACAAGCACACCTCTGGAAGAAGTTGTTGATGAGTATTCCAATAAGACTGAGGAGATAACTTCCACTGAAGGCGATCTGAAGGGGACTGCAGCCTCTACACTTATATCTTAGCCTTATGAACCATCTCCTACTCTGCACACCTTAGACACAGTCTATGAAAAGCCCACCCGTGAAGAGATGGAAACAGAGGGTTGGTCTGCAGCAGATGTTGGATCCTCACCATATCCCACATCCAGTGAGTATGAGCTTCCATTGGTTGTTGTCCCCTTGGCTGAGTCTGAGCCTGTGCAATACTTTGACCCAGATTTGGAGACTAATTCACAACCACATGAGGATAACATAAAAGAATACACTTTTGCACACCTTACTCCAACCGCCACCATCTGGGTTAATGACTCTAGTACAT CATTTGAGGATTCTACTGTAGGGGAACAAGGTGTCCCAGGCAAATCACATCTACAAGGACTGACAGAGAACATCCAGCTTGTGAAAAGTAGTTTAAGCACGCAAGACACCTTACTGATTAAAAAGGGTATGAAAGAGATGTCTCAGACACTACAGGGAGGAAATATGCTAGAGGGAGACCCTACACACTCCAGAAGTTCTGAGAATGAGGGCCAAGAGAGAAAATCCATCACTTTGCCTGACTCCACACTGGGTATAATGAGCAGTATGTCTCCAGTTAAGAAGCCTGTGGAAACCACAGTTGTCACCCTGCTACACAAAGACACCACAACAGAAACAACTCCAAGGCAAAAAGTGGCTTCATCATCCACCATGAGCACTCACCCTTCTCGAAGGAGACCCAATGGGAGAAAATTACACCCTCACAAATTCCACCACCGGCACAAGCAAACCCCACCCACAACTTTTGCCGCATTAGAGACTTATTCTACTCAACCAACTCAAGCAACTGACATTAAGATTTCAAATCAAATGGAGAGTTCTCTGGTTCCTACATCTTGGGAGATTAACACAGTTAATACCCCCAAACAGCTGGAAATGGAGAAGAATGTAGAGCTCACATCAAAGGGAACTCCACGGAGAAAACACGGGAAGAGGCCAAACAAACATTGATATACCCCTTCTACAGTGAGCTCAAGAGCATCTGCATCCAAGCCCAGCCCTTCTCcagaaaataaacatagaaacattgTTACTCCCAGTTCAGAAACTACACTTTTGCCTAGAAATGTTTCTCTGAAAACTGAGGGCCCTTATGATTCCTTAGATTACATGACAACCACCAGAAAAATACATTCATCTTACCATAAAGTCCAAGACACACTTCCAGTCATGTATAAACCCACATCAGATGGAAAAGAAATTGAGGATGATGTTGCCACAAATGTTGACAAACATAAAAGTGACATTTTAGTCCCTGGTGAGTCAATTACTAATGTCACACCAACTTCTCGC CCTCACTCCTTCATCTCCACTATGGGAGAATTTAAGGAAGAATCCTCTCCTGTGGGCTTTCCAGGAATTCCAACCTGGAATCCCTCAAGGACAGCTCAGCCTGGGAGGCTACAGACAGACATACGTGTTACCACTTCTGGGGAAACCCCTACAGACCCTCCCCTTGTTAACAAGCTTGAGGATGTGGATTTTACTTCTGAGTTTTTGTCCTCTGTGACAGTCTCCACACCATTTCACCAGGAAGAAGCTGTTTTTTCCACAATTCTCTCAAGCATAAAAGTGGAGATGGCTTCAAGTCAGGTAGAAGCTACCACCCTTGGTCAAGATCATCATGAAACCACTGTGGCTATTCTCCACTCTGAAACTAGACCACAGAATCACATCCCTACTGCTGCCCAGATGAAGGAGCCAGCATCCTTTTCCCCTCCCatgattctcctgtctttggGACAAACCACCACCACTAAGGCAGAACTTCTCAGTCCAAGAACATCTCAAATATGTAAAGATTCCAAGGAAAATGTTTTCTTGAATTACATGGGGAATCCAGAAATAGAAACAACCCCAGTGAACAATGAAGGAACACAGCATATGTCAGGGCCAAATGAATTATCAACACCATCTTCTGACCAGGATGCATTTAACTTGTCTACAAAGCTTGAATTGGAAAAGCAAGTATTTGATAGTAGGAGTCTAACACGTGGCCCAGATAGCCACCACCAGGATGGAAGAGTTCATGCTTCTCATCAACTAACCAGAATCCCTGCCAAACCCATCCTACCAACAGCAACAGTGAGGCTGCCTGAAATGTCCACACAAAGCACTTCCAGATACTTGGTAACTTTCCAGCCACCTCATCATGGGACCAACAAACCAGAAATAACTACATATCCTTCTAGGTCTTTGCCAGAGAGCAAACAGTTTACAACTCCAAGATTAGCAAGTACAACTCCTCTCCTATCACACATGTCCAAACCCAGCATTTCTAGTAAGTTTGCTGACCTAAGAACTGACCAATCCAATGGCTACTACAAAGTGTTTGGAAATAGCAACATCCCTGAGGCAAGAAACTCAGTTGGAAAGCCTCTCAGTCCAAGAATTTCTCATTATTCCAATGGAAGACTCCCTTTCTTTACCAACAGGACTCTTTCTTTTCCACAGTTGAGAGTCACCCAGAGACCCCAGATACCCTCTTCTCCTGTCCCAGtaacaagagagagaaaagttaATCCAGGTTCCTACAACAGGATATATTCCCATAGCACCTTCCATCTGGACTTTGGCCTTCTGGCACCTCCATTGTTGCACACTCCATGGACCATGGTATCACCCCCAACTAACTTACAGAATATCCCTATGGTCTCATCCACCCAGAGTTCTCTCTCCTTTATAACATCTTCTGTCCAGTCCTCAGGAAGCATCCACCAAAGCGGCTCAAATTTCTTTGCAGGAGGACTGCCTGCATCCAAATTCTGGCCTCTTGGGGAAAAGCCCCAAATCCTCACCAAGTCCCCACAGACTGTGTTTGTCACTGCTGAAACGGACGCTGTGTTCCCCTGTGAGGCAATAGGAAAACCAAAGCCTTCCGTTACTTGGACAAAAGTTTCCACA G GAGTTTTTATGACTCCGAATACCAGGATACAACCGTTTGAGGTTCTCAAGAACGGTACCTTAGTGATACGGAAGGTTCAAGTGCAAGATCGAGGCCACTACAGGTGCACCGCCAGCAACCTGTACGGCCTGGACAGGATGGTGGTCTTGCTCTGGGTCACCGTGCAGCAACCTCAAATCCTAGCCTCCCACTACCAGGACGTCACCGTCTACCTGGGAGACACAATTTCAATGGAGTGTCTGGCAAAAGGGACCCCAGCCCCCCAAATTTCCTGGATCTTCCGCGACAGGAGGGTGTGGCAAACTGTGTCCTCCGTGGAGGGCCGTATCACCCTGCACCAAAACCGGACCCTTTCCATCAAGGAGGCGTCCTTCTCAGACAGAGGCATCTATAAGTGCGTGGCCAGCAACGCAACCGGGGCGGACAGCGTGTCCATCCGCCTGCACGTGGCGGCACTGCCCCCCGTTATCCACCAGGAGAAGCTGGAGAACATCTCGCTGCCCCCGGAGCTCAGCATTCACATTCACTGCACTGCCAAGGCTGCGCCCCTGCCCAGCGTGCTCTGGGTGCTCGGGGACGGTACCCAGATCCGCCCCTCACAGTTCCTCCACCGGAACTTGTTTGCTTTCCCCAACGGGACGCTCTACATCCGCAACCTCGCGCCCAAGGACAGCCGGCGCTATGAGTGCGTGGTCGCCAACCTGATCGGCTCCGCGCGCAGGACCGTGCAGCTGAACGTGCAGCGCGCAGCGGCCAACGTGCAGCGCGCAGCAGCCAACGCGCGCATCACGGGCACCTCCTCGCGGAGGACGGACATCAGGTATGGAGGGACCCTCAAGCTGGACTGCAGGGCCTCGGGGGATCCCTGGCCGCGCATCCTCTGGAGGCTGCCATCCAAGAGGACGATCGACGGGCTTTTCAG ttttgatAGTAGAATCAAGGTGTTTGCCAACGGGACCCTGGTGGTGAAATCAGTGATAGACAAAGACGCCGGAGATTACCTATGTGTAGCTCGAAATAAGGTTGGTGATGACTACGTGGTGCTCAAGGTGGATGTGGTGATGAAACCGGCCAAGATTGAACACAAGGAGGAGAACGACCACAAAGTATTCTATGGGGGTGACCTGAAAATGGACTGTGTGGCCACTGGACTTCCCAATCCCATGATCTCCTGGAGCCTCCCGGATGGGAGTCTAGTGAACTCCTTCATGCAGTCAGATGACAGCGGTGGACGCACCAAGCACTATGTGTTCTTCAACAATGGGACACTCTACTTCAATGAAGTGGGGATGAGGGAGGAAGGAGACTACACCTGCTTTGCCGAAAATCAGGTTGGGAAGGATGAGATGAGAGTCAGAGTCAAGGTGGTGACACCCGCCACCATCTGGAACAAGACTTACTTGGCAGTTCAGGTGCCCTATGGAGATGTGATCACTGTAACCTGTGAGGCCAAAGGAGAACCCATGCACAAGGTGACTTGGTTGTCCCCAGCCAACAGGGTGATCCCCACCTCCTCTGAGAAGTATCAGATATACCAAGATGGCACTATCCTTATTCAGAAAACCCAGCGCTCTGAGAGCGGCAACTACACCTGCCTGGTCAGGAACAGTGCGGGAGAGGATAGGAAGATGGTGTGGATTCACGTCAACCTCCAGCCACCCAAGATCAATGGTAACCCCAACCCGATCACCACCGTGCAGGAGATAACAGCCGGGGGCAGTCAGAAACTGATTGActgcaaagctgaaggcatcCCCATCCCGAGGGTGTTA TGGGCTTTTCCCGAGGGTGTGGTTCTGCCAGCTCCATACTATGGAAACCGGATCACTGTCCATGGCAACGGTTCCCtggacatcaggagtttgaggaaGAGTGACTCCGTCCAGCTGGTATGCATGGCACACAACGAGGGAGGGGAGGCCAGGTTGATCGTGCAGCTCACTGTCCTGGGGcccatggagaaacccatcttcCACGACCCGATCAGCGAGAAGATCACAGCCATGGCAGGCCACACCATCAGCCTCAACTGCTCTGCCGCAGGGACCCCGACACCCAGCCTGGTGTGGGTCCTTCCCAATGGCACCGATCTGCAGAGTGGACAGCAGCTGCAGCGCTTCTACCACAAGGCTGACGGCATGCTACACATTAGCGGTCTCTCCTCGGTGGATGCTGGGGCCTACCGCTGCGTGGCCCACAATGCCGCTGGCCACACGGAGAGGCTGGTCTCCCTGAAGGTGGGACTGAAGGCGGAAGCAAACAAGCAGTATCATAACCTGGTCAGCATCATCAATGGTGATACCCTGAAGCTCCCCTGCACCCCTCCCGGGGCTGGGCAGGGACGTTTCTCCTGGATGTTCCCCAATGGCATGCATCTGGAGGGCCCCCAAACCCTGGGACGCGTTTCTCTTCTGGACAATGGCACCCTCACGGTTCGTGAGGCCTCGGTGTTTGACAGGGGTACCTGTGTATGCAGGATGGAGACGGAGTACGGCCCTTCGGTCACCAGCATCCCCGTGATTGTGATCGCCTATCCTCCCTGGATCACCAGCGAGCCTACCCCAGTCATCTACACCCGGCCTGGGAACACCGTGAAACTGAACTGCATGGCTATGGGGATTCCCAAAGCTGACATCACGTGGGAGTTACCGGATAAGTTGCATTTGAAGGTAGGGGTTCAGGCTTGTCTGTATGGAAACAGATTTCTTCACCCCCAGGGATCACTGACCATCCAGCATGCCACACGGAGGGACGCCGGCTTCTACAAGTGCACGGCAAAAAACATTCTCGGCAGTGACTCCAAAACAACTTATATCCATGTCTTCTGA